The following are from one region of the Polaribacter marinaquae genome:
- a CDS encoding rhomboid family intramembrane serine protease — protein sequence MEQENQLNTSKSIFFIPVLYVIAIWVIYWIEIKFNFNFNKFGILPRNFQGLRGVFFTHFIHSDTKHLFNNSIPLFVLLLSLFYFYRDIGLKILIYGGVLSGALTWIIARESYHIGASGIVYLLFSFVFFSGIIRKHYRLVALSLIIIFLYGSMIWYVLPIKEGMSWEGHLSGFIMGFLFSIIYRKKGIVKKEYQFSKTEFDTYFDEEGNYIPPELNSEVEEEL from the coding sequence ATGGAACAAGAAAATCAATTAAATACATCAAAATCTATCTTTTTTATACCTGTACTTTATGTAATTGCTATTTGGGTTATATATTGGATAGAAATAAAATTTAATTTCAATTTTAATAAATTCGGAATTTTACCTCGAAATTTTCAAGGATTAAGAGGTGTGTTTTTCACTCATTTTATTCATAGTGATACTAAACACCTTTTTAATAATTCTATTCCGTTATTTGTGTTACTACTTAGTCTTTTTTACTTTTATAGAGATATAGGCTTAAAAATATTAATTTATGGAGGTGTTTTATCTGGTGCTTTAACTTGGATTATTGCCCGAGAATCTTACCATATTGGTGCCAGCGGAATCGTTTATTTATTATTTAGTTTTGTTTTTTTCAGCGGAATTATTAGAAAACATTATAGATTAGTTGCCCTCTCTCTAATAATTATTTTTTTATACGGAAGTATGATTTGGTATGTGTTACCAATTAAAGAAGGTATGTCTTGGGAAGGACATTTATCTGGCTTTATTATGGGATTTCTATTTTCTATTATTTATAGAAAAAAAGGGATTGTTAAAAAAGAATATCAATTTAGTAAAACTGAATTTGATACTTACTTTGATGAAGAAGGAAATTATATTCCTCCAGAACTTAACAGTGAAGTAGAGGAGGAGTTATAA